The sequence CGAATAAATTGAAAAAAGAAGTTTTACCATCAGTTCCAGAAATGATTACAGGTAGTTTTATGGACGTCATTGACATCGTAAAACCGGAACGAACTAAGTTTTTGTCCATGCATACTGAGTTTAACCACCAAGGCAGTAACCTAATTGGTGTTTTGGTTTTCCTACCTGATTTTGATGAACTGGTAGACCTCATCCATAAATCATGAATAGAAAACCAACCGTTGTTATCATTGATGACTCACTTCTCGTGAGGAATATCTTAAGTGATGTCCTCACCAAAAAGGATGAAGTGCAAGTCATAGCCACCGGCAAAACCGGAATGGATTGTATTGATTTAGCGGGAAAGTTAAAACCAGATTTTATTGTTTTAGACATTGAGATGCCGATTATGGATGGCCTCACTGCACTTGCGGAAATTAAAAAATTAAAACTCTCCACACATGTGATCATGCTTTCCGTGTTAACCCAACATGGAGCAGATGCCACATTCAAAGCCTTGGAACTTGGTGCCGTTGATTTCATTCCCAAACCTTCCAGCGGAAATCAGTTCTCACCCGAAGATGTGGCTGCGGTATTGTCCGCAAAAATCAAAGGATTTTCCGATTCTAAGCTTCCTAATTCGGATATTTTGGTAAAACCAGAACGTACCGAACGCCAATTAAATAAAAGTTTTCAAAAACCGATCAAAGTAGACGCTATCGGAATAGGGACCTCCACTGGCGGGCCGAAAGCCTTACAAACTGTCTTTGCGGGTATCCCTGAAGACTTTGCGAAACCTATATTTGTCGTACAACATATGCCAGCTGGGTTTACGAAGGCATTTGCAGATAGATTGAATTCCTTGTCTAAAATACAAGTGAAAGAAGCAGAGCAGGGTGACTTAGTTCAGTCTGGAATGGCTTACATAGCGCCTGGTGATTACCAAATGAAGGTAATCAACAAGGGAAAAGACCGAGTCATTGAACTCACCCATACAGGGCAAGTCAATGGACATAGGCCATCCATTGAAGTATTGTTTGATAGTTTGGTGGAAGCATATGGTGGAGATCATCTTTTATCCATGATCATGACGGGTATGGGTAAAGATGGATCGCAATCAATCACCAACATTCACGCTAAAGGTGGTATTACTTTGGCGCAGAATGAAGCAACATCGGTAGTTTATGGAATGAACCGTGTTGCAGTAGAACTCGGAGGAATTGATTTTGTTCTTCCGGTGGATGAATTAGTACCAAAAATGATTGAGTTATTAAAGTCGAGAGGGAATTAACATGGCAAGAATTTTGGTTGTAGATGATGCAAAATTCATGAGAACGCTAGTAAAAGATGCGTTAGTTGGTGCGGGTCACGAGATCGTAGGTGAAGCTGAGAACGGTAATATTGCGGTAGAACAGTATAAAAACCTCAAACCAGATTTGGTCACGATGGACATTACCATGCGCGAAAAAGATGGAATTGAAGCTACAAAAGAAATTATCAAGTTTGATGCTTCTGCTAAAATCATTATGGTAACTGCTCTTGGTCAGGAAGATTTATTAGCAAAGGCAATTAAGATGGGTGTGAAGGACTTTGTTGTTAAACCTTTCCCTCCAGAAAGATTGCAACAAGCTGCAGCAAAAGCACTAGGTTTATAGATCGTGTCCCAAACCCCGGAGTTTATCGTCCGGTGGCAAAACCAGGACGGAGGACTGACAGAAGGACCTTTAACGGTTTTATGGTCTCTGATTGATAGTTATAAGGTTGATATTTTTGAAGTCTCCCTTTCGCGTATCACATCTGATTTCATTCAATTTTTGAGAACCAGTCAGTCCTTGTCGATTGAACTTACTTCTGAGTTTGCTGTTATGGCATCTCATTTGGTGTATTTAAAGTCCAAAGCCTTGTTGCCGGATCCTGGTTTCGAGGAAGAGGATTATGATCCACCGCTTCCCAAAGAGCTAGTTGATAAATTACTCGAACACAAAAAGTTTCAAATGGCCGGGCAACGTCTGGCGGAACTGGACAGATTGACCGCAGGTATGTTCACTCGGGAAACCAACCAAGTTTTGGATGAAACCGAAGTTTGGTTGGATGTCAGCCTAGTGGACTTAATTTCTGCTTTTAATTCGATTTTGGAACAAGAGAGTTCCAATGAAATCGAAGACCTTCTCCCTATCTACGAGGGTGTGGCCCAGTATTCCGTAGAAGATAAAATGGCCTATTTACAGGGTCTTTTGGAAAAAACCGGGGAAATCCATTTTATGGATTTGTTTGAGACGGAAAAACCGGAAAAAAAAGAAATCGTCGCTGCCTTCCTTGCTGTATTAGAAGTTGTTAAAATCCGAGTTTGCAAAGTCCTCCAACATGCAGTTTTCGGTGAAATCAAAATAGTCAAGGTTTAGATTCATTTGGAAGAAAGAACTTATACCAAGGGCCTTCTTGAGGCACTTCTTTTTTTATCTTCAGATCCAATCAAATTGTCTGCACTTGCCAAGTCAGCTGGGATCGAAAAAACAGAAGCTCGGGAACTCCTAGATGAACTCATTTTAGATTACGAAGAAAAGGAAGGTGGTTTTTTACTTAGAGAAATCGCCGGTGGTTACCAGTTCATCACCAACCAAAAATATAGCGAAATACTCGCCCATATCTTTAAAGATAAAAAAAGAGAAACTCTTTCTCGCGGAACATTGGACACTTTGGCCATCATTGCTTACAAACAACCGATCACATTAACAGAGTTAGACGAAATTCGTGGAGTTTCTTCTCGTGCTATGGTGGCAAGCCTTATGTCTAAAAAATTGGTAAAAGCCGTGGGCCAAAAGGAAGTTCCTGGAAGACCTACACTATACGGAACAACCAATGAATTCTTGTTACATTTTGGACTGAGTAAACTAACTGACCTTCCGACTCCTGTCGAAGTCAAAGAACTTAAATTCGAAGAGTTTACACCAGAATCTATCATTGTTACTGATGAAACAGAGATGAATCCTGATTTTGATAAAAGCACACTGCCGGCAGAATTACAAGAAGGGTCTTATGAGTAGTGCAGAAGAAGAACTAAAAAAACTCCGTGCCGATATCGATTCACTTGATCATGAAATCATTGCACTCATTCAAAAACGGGCTGGTTTTGCACAAGAAATTGGTCGTGTGAAAAAAGAATCTGGTGGTCCCATTTACCGTCCTGATCGCGAAAAAGACGTATATGAAAAAGTAACCAAAATCTCTGGTGGACCACTTCCATCTTCGGTGATTCGAGCCATCTATAGAGAGATGATGTCGGGAACAATTGCCTTAGAACATCCGTTAAAGATTGGATTTTTAGGACCAGAGGGAAGTTTTTCTCATTCAGCCCTTCGTTCCAAATTTGGAATTTCCATTGAAGCAGTTCCACAGACTTCTATCCCCGATGTATTTCGTATGGTAGAGGAAGGGAAGTTGGATTATGGTGTTGTTCCTGTTGAAAATTCCACAGAAGGGCAAGTCAGTTCCACTTTGGATATGTTTTTGGAAACAGACCTTGTCGTATATTCAGAGTTATACCAAAGGATATCTTTTTCTTTACTTGGATTTGAAACTGATCTTTCTGCAGTCAAAAAAATTTATGGAATCCGGATTGGAAATGAACAGTGTCGCAATTGGATTTCTGCGAACCTTCCAAATGCAGAAGTTGTTGATACTTCTTCAACGGCAATGGCAGCCAAGTTAGTTTCGGAAAGGAAAGACGGGTTGGCTATCGCTTCCAAAATTGCTGGTGAAATTTATAATTTAAATGTGATTGCGGAAGGGATTGAGGATTACTCAGGAAACACAACTCGGTTTCTAGTAATTGGAAAAACACTATCACCACAAACAAAAGAAGATAAAACATCCGTTGTATTTTCCATTCCCAACCAAACGGGATCTTTGTTTGCTATTTTAAAAACCTTTAACGATGTGCCGGTAAATCTCACAAAGATTGAATCAAGACCACTCAAACGAAATCTATGGGAATATCATTTTTTTATAGATTTCATTGGCCATAAAGATGATCCAAAAATTGCAGAACTATTAGAAAAAGTTAAATCGCAGTGTACTTTGTTTAAACTTTTAGGCTCGTATCCAACTGCTGGATCTTTTCCTACATGAATCTAACCAGAGTTTTGATTTATGGGATGGGACTTATGGGTGGTTCCCTTGCCCTTTCCATCCGTGGAAAATTTTCGGATGCGGAAATCACAGCGGTAGTTCGTTCTGAAAAAAGTAAAAAGACAATTCTAACTAAAAATCTGGCTCACAAAGTTTTTTTACAAAATGAAATGGGTTCACCTGAGTGGTCTAACTATGATTTGGTTGTATTTAGCACTCCTGTAGAATCTATCCTAAAAATCATTCCTACACTTCCTAAATCTGGAAACACAATCTTTATCGATTTAGGATCCACAAAAGAAACAATTGTTTCTGCAGTGGAATCTCATTATACAAATGTCACTCATCATTATATTTCTACACATCCGATGTGTGGTTCCGAGCAAGTAGGGCCGGAAGCTGCCGTTCCAGATCTTTATGTGGATAAACTCTGTATTCTAACTCCTCCTAAGTTTTCATCTAACTTGAGTTTGGATTGGGTTCGTGAGTTTTGGG is a genomic window of Leptospira brenneri containing:
- a CDS encoding protein-glutamate methylesterase/protein-glutamine glutaminase, with amino-acid sequence MNRKPTVVIIDDSLLVRNILSDVLTKKDEVQVIATGKTGMDCIDLAGKLKPDFIVLDIEMPIMDGLTALAEIKKLKLSTHVIMLSVLTQHGADATFKALELGAVDFIPKPSSGNQFSPEDVAAVLSAKIKGFSDSKLPNSDILVKPERTERQLNKSFQKPIKVDAIGIGTSTGGPKALQTVFAGIPEDFAKPIFVVQHMPAGFTKAFADRLNSLSKIQVKEAEQGDLVQSGMAYIAPGDYQMKVINKGKDRVIELTHTGQVNGHRPSIEVLFDSLVEAYGGDHLLSMIMTGMGKDGSQSITNIHAKGGITLAQNEATSVVYGMNRVAVELGGIDFVLPVDELVPKMIELLKSRGN
- a CDS encoding response regulator, coding for MARILVVDDAKFMRTLVKDALVGAGHEIVGEAENGNIAVEQYKNLKPDLVTMDITMREKDGIEATKEIIKFDASAKIIMVTALGQEDLLAKAIKMGVKDFVVKPFPPERLQQAAAKALGL
- a CDS encoding segregation and condensation protein A — its product is MSQTPEFIVRWQNQDGGLTEGPLTVLWSLIDSYKVDIFEVSLSRITSDFIQFLRTSQSLSIELTSEFAVMASHLVYLKSKALLPDPGFEEEDYDPPLPKELVDKLLEHKKFQMAGQRLAELDRLTAGMFTRETNQVLDETEVWLDVSLVDLISAFNSILEQESSNEIEDLLPIYEGVAQYSVEDKMAYLQGLLEKTGEIHFMDLFETEKPEKKEIVAAFLAVLEVVKIRVCKVLQHAVFGEIKIVKV
- the scpB gene encoding SMC-Scp complex subunit ScpB; translated protein: MEERTYTKGLLEALLFLSSDPIKLSALAKSAGIEKTEARELLDELILDYEEKEGGFLLREIAGGYQFITNQKYSEILAHIFKDKKRETLSRGTLDTLAIIAYKQPITLTELDEIRGVSSRAMVASLMSKKLVKAVGQKEVPGRPTLYGTTNEFLLHFGLSKLTDLPTPVEVKELKFEEFTPESIIVTDETEMNPDFDKSTLPAELQEGSYE
- the pheA gene encoding prephenate dehydratase, which translates into the protein MSSAEEELKKLRADIDSLDHEIIALIQKRAGFAQEIGRVKKESGGPIYRPDREKDVYEKVTKISGGPLPSSVIRAIYREMMSGTIALEHPLKIGFLGPEGSFSHSALRSKFGISIEAVPQTSIPDVFRMVEEGKLDYGVVPVENSTEGQVSSTLDMFLETDLVVYSELYQRISFSLLGFETDLSAVKKIYGIRIGNEQCRNWISANLPNAEVVDTSSTAMAAKLVSERKDGLAIASKIAGEIYNLNVIAEGIEDYSGNTTRFLVIGKTLSPQTKEDKTSVVFSIPNQTGSLFAILKTFNDVPVNLTKIESRPLKRNLWEYHFFIDFIGHKDDPKIAELLEKVKSQCTLFKLLGSYPTAGSFPT
- a CDS encoding prephenate dehydrogenase — encoded protein: MNLTRVLIYGMGLMGGSLALSIRGKFSDAEITAVVRSEKSKKTILTKNLAHKVFLQNEMGSPEWSNYDLVVFSTPVESILKIIPTLPKSGNTIFIDLGSTKETIVSAVESHYTNVTHHYISTHPMCGSEQVGPEAAVPDLYVDKLCILTPPKFSSNLSLDWVREFWEKIGSWTMEMDSKSHDETLAYLSHLPHVVSTLLVNVAGENPVTKKEVMGISKPITGGGFRDMSRIAGSNPDMWISIFKENKSFLRNSIDDFIKELSEFRELLASDDSFDEDKIRKVWELALANKEDIRKTK